The DNA segment CCAATCACCCAATGCCGGCGGCTGCGCAGGTTCAAAGCAACAACCTGGAGATGAGTCAATTCTGATGCTCAGCCAGGCACCGCCAAAGCTTCGGAATTCAGATCAGAACAAACCGAGAAAGCGCTTGCGTTCCTTGGGTTGGCTCGCATCTGGCTTGGGCTTCTCCGGGGTTTCCCGGCGGTAGCGGGGCTTGGCATCACCCACCGTGACCAGGGGGTCGTTGTTCTTGAACCAGATCCAGTCGCGAATCGGCGGTGTCTCCGTGAGGTCCCGACGGGTCAGCCCCAACCCCAGCTTGGCCGAAGCCCCCAGCAGGATGTCCACCATCGCGTCCCCGTCGGCACAGGTGGCCAAGGCCTTGTTGGTTTTCTCCGCACCATCGAGGGCCTGCACCAGGAGTGCGATGCGCTGCTGAACGGGAAGGGAACTGGGATTCATCAGACGGCACCGGCAAGGGCATCGGGAATCCCCGCGGACGGTGCTTCAAAGGCCCCGACAGCCACGTACTCCAATCGCAGTTTGAGGAAGGTGATGAAGGTGGGATCGGTGGACACCACAGCAGCAGCGGGCTGGGGAATGGTTGCCTTGAGCTCAGCCAGCTCAGGAGAAGAGAGGAAAGCCGGTTGCTTCACCAACCAGAAATCGATGGTCTTACCGGTTTCGGCGTAGTTGCGTTGGCGCTCCCGCAGCACTTCCTCCAGCGGCTCCTCCACGGTGAGGAAGCGCTCGCTGGCTGCAACGAAGTGATAGGTGGTCATCCAGGCGCCTGTCCGAAAAGGGGATCAAGGCGGGGATTCTGAACCAAGACCTTCATATCCCGCACAGCCTGTTGCAGTCCGATGGCCACAGAGCGGGCCACGATCGTGTGGCCGATGTTGAGTTCCTCCATCCCAGCAATGGCCGCTATGGGCTCAACGTTCTGATAGGTAAGGCCATGGCCGGCATTGACCCGCAGACCGAGCTGCCGGGCGATGGCGGTGCCTTCCTGCAAGCGAGCCAGCTCCTTGGGCTGGGTGCTCCAGTCGGCATCGGCATAGCGCCCCGTGTGCAACTCCACCCAGCAGGCCCCAGTGTTCTTACAGGCCTGGAGCTGGGTGGCCTCCGGATCCACAAACAGGCTCACAGGAATCCCCGCGGCCTGAAGGGTCTGCACCATGGCGCTCAGAGAGGCTTCCTGTCCGGCCACGTCCAGGCCCCCCTCCGTGGTGACCTCCTCCCGCCGTTCTGGCACCAGGGTGACCATGTCGGGCTTGATCCGCAGCGCAATCGCCACCATCTCCTCGGTGGCGGCCATTTCCAGGTTGAGGCGGGAGCGAACGGTTTGGCGCAGCAACTCCACATCCCGATCCTGGATGTGACGCCGGTCTTCCCTGAGGTGCACGGTGATCCCATCGGCCCCACCAAGTTCGGCCAGCAGTGCCATCGAGACAGGATCCGGCTCAACGGTTCGCCGCGCTTCACGGATGTTGGCGATGTGGTCGATATTGACGCCGAGGCTGGCCATGACGGGGCAGTCGTTGGCCGGATCCTATGCAGCTTTGCTTGGGGGCTTTAAGTTCGCAGGCGTCGAATTTGATCAGCCCGTTGCAAGCGGCCCTGGCAACCCGAGAAAGCGCTCTGAGTGTCGGGATTGACCGCTACTGGGCTCCCCTGGCGATGTTCACCACCCAGGATCTGGCGCTGCGCTTTCAATTCCGTGAACGCCTGGTGCTGCATCCGGAACATCTGCCCCATCAGGGTCCCGTGCTGTTGGCGCCGACCCATCGCGCCCGCTGGGATGCCCTGATGCTGCCGATGGCAGCCGGCCGTCGGGTCAGTGGACGCGATTGCCGCTTCATGGTGACCACCACGGAGATGCGGGGGCTGCAGGGCTGGTTTCTGCAACGGCTGGGCTGCTTTCCAGTCGACCAGGGACGCCCCTCGATGACCACTCTGCGTCTTGCGATCGACCTGTTGGCCGACGGACAGCAAGTGGTGATGTTCCCGGAGGGCAGGATTCACCGGCAGGACGAAGCGATTGAGCTGCGTCCCGGCCTCGTGCGTCTGGCCCAACTGGCCCAGAGCCGCGGCGTCTCCGTTCCAGTGGTTCCAGTCGGTTTGGGTTACAGCCAGGCCCCACCACGGCCCTTCAGCCGGGCAGCGCTCTGTTTCGGGGCACCGCTTACCGTGCCTGCCAAAGGCGAACGCGAGGCGACGCGGCAGTTCAATATCCAACTCGCTGATGCGATGCATACGGCTGAACAAGCGGCCCGTGCAGCCGTTGGCCGACCGCTGGAGAGCTTCTAAAGTCCGTCCACGTTTTCTGTCTGGTCTCATGGGTTGTCGCGCATTGCTGACGACGGCTGCATTGGTGGCAACCCTGGGCGTGACCGCCGCTCCCGGCATCGCCCAAACCTCATCCGACAATCGTGTTCTGGCCCAGAGCCAGGGTGGTTTCAACCCAACGGCCGTTCGTTCCATGCTGGCTGAGGGCGACGCAGCCGCCAGCCGTGGAGACTTGGCCGAAGCGCGGGCCGATTACGACAAAGCCCGCAAAGCCTCCAAGCAACTGCTGGCCTTCTACCGAGACCTGAGCGGTGCCTTCCGCGGACTCGATGCTCGAATCCCCCGCGAGATGGACACCAAAGGCCGTGAAGCCCTGGAACTGCTGGCGGAAACCAACCTCCGCCTGGCTGCACTCTTCCGCCGTCAGAACCAGCCTGAAGTGGCTGTTCCGGTGCTGGTGGAGGTGGTCAAGCTGATGACACCGGCGAAACCGCAAGGACAGAAGGCCTATCAGAGCCTGCTGGAACTGGGCTTCGTCGAAACGGAATTCCGCGGTGCATCGCCTGCCGGCCGATGAGCCGGTCTGTCAGCATCTGAGCAACTTTCCCCTTGCGCAACCACCGCCATGGTGCAGCCGGATGCTGTTGAAGCCGCGATCCAACAGGTCATTCCTGACGCCAATGTCACCGTTGAAGACCTCACCGGTGGTGGTGATCACCTCCAGGTGACGGTGGTGTCTTCGGCGTTTGCCGGCCTTTCACGCATCCGTCAGCATCAGATGGTGTACGGCGCGCTGCAACAAGAGTTGGCCAGCGAAGCGATTCACGCCCTCGCCCTCAACACCTCAACCCCTGCGGACGCTACGTCCGCCTAACGCTCAATCCACGCTTAACAATGGACCCTTCCACCAAAGCTCGAATCGAAACTCTGGTCGCTTCCAGCCCGATCTTCGTGTTCATGAAGGGCTCCAAGCTGATGCCCCAATGCGGATTCTCAAACAATGTGGTGCAAATCCTGCACTCCCTTGGTGTGGCATTCGAAACATTTGACGTTCTCTCTGATCCAGAGATTCGTCAGGGAATCAAAGAATTTTCCAGCTGGCCCACCATCCCCCAGGTGTATGTGAAAGGGGAATTCATCGGCGGTTCAGACATCCTGATCGAGATGTACAACTCCGGAGAACTTCGCGAAAAGCTGGAAATCGCTCTCGCCAGTTAACTCAATAACCCTGGGGATGGCGCATGTACAACGTGCTCACATCCCCGTCAGGGCCTATAAAACTGGAGGGATCCAGGATCCAGCGATCGATCAATTGCTCGAGGCGGTGCTGAGAGCGGGGATCAAGGGATCCAGACTTTCGCAAGGCATGCAGATAGCCATCGGAATACAACCGCAGTTCCGAAGGCGTGTGATATCGGGTCGTCAGCTCCTGGCAGGCATCGCAGAGCGATTGGAAATGACGGATGGCTTCAGGGTCGTCGAGTGATGTCATGAGATACAACAGCAGCCCCTGTTACCAGCCTGCCAGGAAATTGGGCTTAGCGTAGGCGCGCCCGGGCCGATCCAGTGACCTCCACTCCCCACGACCTCACGGCGGAAGCATCTGCAGCAAGCACCGATCCCGTGGTGATGCCAAGTTCAAACACCGGGCAGGAACCGTCCCGGGTGTTGGTGGTCGAGCCGCACCCCACCCTGCGCACGGTGCTGGTTCAGCGGCTGCGTCAGGACGGTCATCTCACAGCAGCCGTGGCCAGTGCCGCTGAAGCTTTGGAGGTCTGCCAGGAACAGTCGCCTGATCTGCTGGTGAGTGCAGAATTGCTGGAGCGCAGCTCCGCCCTGCGCCTGGCTGAGCAGCTGCGTTGCCCTGTGATTGTGCTGACCGCACGGGCCGGTGCTGAACCGGTGGTGGGCCTTCTGGATGACGGTGCCGACGATGTGCTGCGCAAACCCTTTGGCCTCGAGGAACTGGCCGCCCGCTGCCGCACCCTGCTCAAGCGGGGGCACAGCGGCCTGCAGGAGCGGGTCACCGTTGGGCCACTCGAAGTACACCTGCTGCTGCGTCAGGTGACACTGCGGGAGCAGCCGGTGGAGCTCAGCCCCCGCGAATTTGCTCTGCTTTGTGCGCTGTTGATGCCTCCTGGGCTGGTGCGCAGTCGGCAGGAACTGCTGCGGATGGCGTGGCCTCCCTTCAGCGGCGGACCCCGATCCGTGGACACACAGGTTCTGACTCTGCGCCGCAAGCTTGAGCAGGCCGGTCTTGGGGAGGGCGGTGGAATCACCACCGTGCGTCAGCGGGGCTACCGCTTCAGCCTCGACAACCTGCCAGCCAGCTGAGTCAAGTGCATTGATTCCAGTCAGAGACTGGAATTTTGTGGTCAGGGCCAATCAATATCCACCACGACGCAACTTGTTTCATCAGCTGCCTGTGGGGAACAGTTCATTCGTCTTGTGGTGACGAAGGGCCTGCTTCAGCTGAGCCTCTTTGGTCGGAACCAGATGGTGCGAGGTCACCCAACCCAATTCACAGAGGTGATTCACGCAGACCTTGAGCTGAACCGTTCCGCAGGGGAGGTTGGTGAGTTCAGTTGTCATCGCTTTGGAGCAGCTCAATCGATTTCAACTGCTACACGACAAATGGCAACACCAAACATCTGAACAGAATCAAGAGTTATTCGAAGAAGCAGACTTATTGGTCGATCTGGCAAGCGGGTCAACATCACGATGCTGAAACCGGGGAGCCCCCGCCGTGAACAGCCCTACCAAAATGGATTGAAATAAAAGGACAGAAATCTCCTCATTGATGATGCGTCTGTAGATGCTTCAAAAGAGCGGAAGAGCTAGTTGACGACGAAGTGGGTTGTCGAAACAGAAAGCACAAAACAATACAGCAAAAAGAATGTGCTAATTAGAGATAGCGGGGAGCTATGGGCACATAAAAAAAGCAAAAAATAGTTAATAAGATAGAAAGGCAGCAAACACAGAGAAATTGACAAAAAATGACTGAAAAAGAGAGAAGACAGTAAGATAGCAATTGAAAAGGGTAAGCGAACGGAAAAGAAATACCAAGATATTGTGATCAAGGAAACAAATACATTCCAACGGACGAAATAATTACATATGAAAAGACAACGGATAGGGAGTTCAAGCGACCCGTTATCAAAACAAACAAGGCAAGAAGATTTACACAGTAGATCCACAAAATAAACTCATCACTGGCAAACAGCGAGAAACACCACCAGAAATAACAAAAATATGTGGACAATGGCGAAGTTCAGAAGCAATTGAACGTCGGGAAGAATTAATTACATCTATACGGTATAAGAATTTCATAAGTCGAGGCACCAAAGAGGATGGAGCACGGGGAGGTAAAATGCAAAAAAAGAAACACAAACTGCTACTGGCTAAAGATGAGCCCACTTTAAGTAAAAAACGGCAAAGCCATGTAAAGCAATCGCAGAATTAAAAAAAATGATGTCTTAGAACTGAATCATAGGATCGGAACAAATTTGCTTTCTTCATAAGAGACAGTAAGATAAGCATTAACAAGCCTTCTACGCGCATGCTGAATGAAATAAGAAACAGATTTCACCCTTTGTGGAGACTCCGCAAACTGGCAATTTTTCGATGGATTCAGCAGAGATTGGACCCTGATTTCAGCACAAACATATATGAAACGAATGTGAGTGTTAAACTGATGAGAGATTTTGGTATTATTACAAATTTAAGGAATCTTGAGAAGGCAACAAGGGCTATATTTAAGAAAATATTATTAAACTCAAAAGTTGATATTTTTTTGGACGTGGGAGCGAATATTGGTATTTATTCATGGATGGCAAGAAAGTATTGCGTAGAGCAAACATTTATGTTTGAGCCAGATCAAACAAATTGTCGACTTCTTCTCAAAACAATAATCAACAATCGAGCAAAAAATATCTATTTAGTACCTTTTGCAGTATCAGATAGACTTGGAGTTACTGAATATTATCCAGACAATGCTAGCGGTGCAGCGGGCAGTCTTGTAAATCATGCTTCAAATAAGTCTTCTCTTCACTGCAACTATGGGATGAACGACATCACATCGGTTCCAACGATAGATCTTAACCACTTTAGCGAATACTGCGAGGGCAAGAATGTGATAATAAAAATAGATGTAGAAGGCTATGAAAAGACAGTGCTTACGGGTTCCATGTTACTTATCGAAAAAGTACTACCAATTATTATTATCGAATGCAATCAGGAAAATGATACTCAAATGTTGGAAGAAATTGGTTACAGAAAATATTCACTGGGCGAAAACCATAATTACTTGATGATTCACAGCACAAGTCAAATGCTATCTCTCCTTTAGAAGGCAAGACACATCGCTTTGAAACGATAAAAATAAAAAAACCAAGCACATAGGAAAATAAAAGAAGGAATAAGATGACTCAAGCAACTAAAATAGCTAAAAGACATTTTAAGATAAAATATAGACATAATAAAATGGAAATTGACTAGAACAGAATGTATCGATTGATAAAATGAATAACATATCTAATACGCTTCTGACGATACAAGAGTAAAAAAAGTAGAAAATAAAATTTCTATATCCAATAGCAAGCTCCATTCTCGTTGATACTCGAGATCAGCCATGACTCTGGCCTCCATCGCTGAGAGCTCTTTAGTTTCACCTCGAAATCCGCTGACTTGAGCTAATCCGGTCATGCCGGGCTTACAGACATAACGTTGAGTGTAACCAGTAATTAATTTTCGGTAAATTTCATCATGCTCTAAGGCATGAGGTCGAGGGCCAACAAGACTCATATCTCCTATAACAACATTGAAGAGTTGTGGCAATTCATCCAAACTCCATCGACGCAATAGTCGGCCTACAGGGGTAATACGATTGTCACCTTTGTGAGCCTGTTTAAGTGGAATAGTATCAACAAACGGATCCACATACATAGATCTAAATTTATAGCAATTGAAAACTTTCCCTTGCAATCCACATCGTTTCTGTTTAAAAATGACAGGGCCAGGGCTTGAAAACCTAACTAAAATTGATATAAAGAGAAGTAATGGAAAAAGAACGATAACTCCGGCAACCGAGATAAGAAGGTCAAAAAGTCTTTTAATGATACGTTCATCATAAGTCTGTCTTAAGCCCCATAGTTCGATACAATTCTGATAGCCAATAGATTCACTCTTAAAACTCATGGAATCAATACACCAATGAGGAGCATATAATATGCGAGAACATGTATTACCTAACAAATCAAACAAATTAGGTTGATTTGAACCATGAATAGTTGACGGAACATGACTAAATACGATGCAATCAACAACATTTTCATCAAGCCAGAGTTTAAGTTGATCAAATCCACCACCACATATGGGAAGTTTAGGATTTTGGTGAATATGATCAACATTTTCTGGAGAAAACCAGGATAATATACGATAACCCAACCAAGGATTAGATGAGAGTTGGTATGAAAAGTCAAGAAATGCCTGTGATTCACCCCAATACAAAATTGTTCGACTATTACGTCCGATCTTTCGAATCCTTCGTAAGTATAGTCGGGTGAGAATGTGGGAAGATATCAACCATATCCAGCCGGAAGCTGCCCATAAAGAGATTGCAATACGAGAATGAGTTGCACTACTCTTATTTAAGAAGAAGGCCAAAATAACAAGACATATGATTGCCAGCCATGTTGAATTTAACTTTTGAAATAAGCGGCTAAGAGATTTATGACGATAACTTCTATAGATGCCGGAATAAGGCAATACAAAAAGAGTTACAAT comes from the Synechococcus sp. A15-62 genome and includes:
- a CDS encoding MgPME-cyclase complex family protein yields the protein MTTYHFVAASERFLTVEEPLEEVLRERQRNYAETGKTIDFWLVKQPAFLSSPELAELKATIPQPAAAVVSTDPTFITFLKLRLEYVAVGAFEAPSAGIPDALAGAV
- a CDS encoding pyridoxine 5'-phosphate synthase → MASLGVNIDHIANIREARRTVEPDPVSMALLAELGGADGITVHLREDRRHIQDRDVELLRQTVRSRLNLEMAATEEMVAIALRIKPDMVTLVPERREEVTTEGGLDVAGQEASLSAMVQTLQAAGIPVSLFVDPEATQLQACKNTGACWVELHTGRYADADWSTQPKELARLQEGTAIARQLGLRVNAGHGLTYQNVEPIAAIAGMEELNIGHTIVARSVAIGLQQAVRDMKVLVQNPRLDPLFGQAPG
- the grxD gene encoding Grx4 family monothiol glutaredoxin, which translates into the protein MDPSTKARIETLVASSPIFVFMKGSKLMPQCGFSNNVVQILHSLGVAFETFDVLSDPEIRQGIKEFSSWPTIPQVYVKGEFIGGSDILIEMYNSGELREKLEIALAS
- a CDS encoding FkbM family methyltransferase, producing MDPDFSTNIYETNVSVKLMRDFGIITNLRNLEKATRAIFKKILLNSKVDIFLDVGANIGIYSWMARKYCVEQTFMFEPDQTNCRLLLKTIINNRAKNIYLVPFAVSDRLGVTEYYPDNASGAAGSLVNHASNKSSLHCNYGMNDITSVPTIDLNHFSEYCEGKNVIIKIDVEGYEKTVLTGSMLLIEKVLPIIIIECNQENDTQMLEEIGYRKYSLGENHNYLMIHSTSQMLSLL
- a CDS encoding exopolysaccharide biosynthesis polyprenyl glycosylphosphotransferase translates to MLYKIHDHFKSSGWLDINGNSIARFQRILDLVVISFIFFFLQPTVNWTQDFINIPSLYIVSIVTLFVLPYSGIYRSYRHKSLSRLFQKLNSTWLAIICLVILAFFLNKSSATHSRIAISLWAASGWIWLISSHILTRLYLRRIRKIGRNSRTILYWGESQAFLDFSYQLSSNPWLGYRILSWFSPENVDHIHQNPKLPICGGGFDQLKLWLDENVVDCIVFSHVPSTIHGSNQPNLFDLLGNTCSRILYAPHWCIDSMSFKSESIGYQNCIELWGLRQTYDERIIKRLFDLLISVAGVIVLFPLLLFISILVRFSSPGPVIFKQKRCGLQGKVFNCYKFRSMYVDPFVDTIPLKQAHKGDNRITPVGRLLRRWSLDELPQLFNVVIGDMSLVGPRPHALEHDEIYRKLITGYTQRYVCKPGMTGLAQVSGFRGETKELSAMEARVMADLEYQREWSLLLDIEILFSTFFTLVSSEAY
- a CDS encoding response regulator transcription factor, which gives rise to MTSTPHDLTAEASAASTDPVVMPSSNTGQEPSRVLVVEPHPTLRTVLVQRLRQDGHLTAAVASAAEALEVCQEQSPDLLVSAELLERSSALRLAEQLRCPVIVLTARAGAEPVVGLLDDGADDVLRKPFGLEELAARCRTLLKRGHSGLQERVTVGPLEVHLLLRQVTLREQPVELSPREFALLCALLMPPGLVRSRQELLRMAWPPFSGGPRSVDTQVLTLRRKLEQAGLGEGGGITTVRQRGYRFSLDNLPAS
- a CDS encoding DUF6761 family protein, whose amino-acid sequence is MTSLDDPEAIRHFQSLCDACQELTTRYHTPSELRLYSDGYLHALRKSGSLDPRSQHRLEQLIDRWILDPSSFIGPDGDVSTLYMRHPQGY
- a CDS encoding BolA family protein → MVQPDAVEAAIQQVIPDANVTVEDLTGGGDHLQVTVVSSAFAGLSRIRQHQMVYGALQQELASEAIHALALNTSTPADATSA
- a CDS encoding 1-acyl-sn-glycerol-3-phosphate acyltransferase encodes the protein MQLCLGALSSQASNLISPLQAALATRESALSVGIDRYWAPLAMFTTQDLALRFQFRERLVLHPEHLPHQGPVLLAPTHRARWDALMLPMAAGRRVSGRDCRFMVTTTEMRGLQGWFLQRLGCFPVDQGRPSMTTLRLAIDLLADGQQVVMFPEGRIHRQDEAIELRPGLVRLAQLAQSRGVSVPVVPVGLGYSQAPPRPFSRAALCFGAPLTVPAKGEREATRQFNIQLADAMHTAEQAARAAVGRPLESF